The genome window TGGACGCGTGAAAGTGAATTCGGAGCAAACGAAGGCGGCCACGGCGGCGTGTGGGAATGTCCGGATCTTTTTCCGATCAAACACGAAGGAAAAGACATTTGGGTGCTGATCGTGAACATTAATCCAGGCGGACCGAACAAAGGTTCTGCGGGCCAATATTTCCTCGGAGACTTTGACGGTAAAACATTCACTTCCAATTCAAAGGAAACCAAATGGCTGGATTTTGGAACAGATAATTACGCAGCTGTAACATTCGCCAACACAGGCAATCGCAACATTCTGATGGGCTGGATGAGCAACTGGCAATATGCTAATCAGGTTCCGACAGATCCTTGGAGAAGTGCGAATACGATTGCCCGTGAGTTGGGTTTAAAAACAGTCGGTAAAGAAACTTACCTGACTTCGGTTCCCGTTAAAGAACTGGATGTTTTGAACACCACCACATTTTCAATGAAGAATGTAAAGGTGAAAGATCAGCTGGATCTGACGGAAAAAGCAAAGAACAAAACCGGACTTTTCCGCCTGGATTTTACGACCAAAAACACAGCGGATTTCTCAATAGTGCTGGCGAATGAGGCTGGTAATGAACTGATCGTCGGTTATAACAAAGCAAGAAATCAATATTACATTGACCGTTCGAAATCCGGTGCCATTGACTTTGAAAAAGGTTTTGGAGAAAAACACATTGCGCCCAGATTTGCAACAGGAAGTGATATTCCGCTGACATTAATCGCCGACGTTGCCTCCGTCGAGCTCTTCGCTGACAATGGGCTAACGGTGATGACCGATATTTTCTTTCCGGAAACCCCGATGTCCAAACTGCACATTAAATCCGTTTCAGGGATTACGGTTGATAATCTGAAATATACAGTTTTGAAACCTTCGGTAGAATAATCATCTATTTCCATGCGGCAAATTTTTGCATTTGCCGCATGGACAGGAAACCAACCTCAACGCGTGCTCGCCAGCGCCCACCATACTAACACCGGCTGAAAAAACAACCTTACTAAACGCTTCTTATCCGTATCGAGTCCGAATGCGTCTCGCTGGTGGGTGTATTGAGTGATGTTGCCGGGAAAAACGGCGGTGAAGAATGCAGCAGCGAACTTTCCGATTTTGGGGCGGTGTTCCTGAGGTGTGGCGATCAAAGCAGCTCCGAGGGCGATTTCTGCGATCCCGGAATAGACTACAGTGTCGTCCTTTTTAAGTGGAATAAAGTCAGGGACCTGTGCGCGGAACTCTTTTCTGGCGAATGTTAAATGACTGATGCCTGCATAAACCAGACTTGCTCCCAGCAATATCCTGCCTGCGGTTTTTAAATCTTGTTGTTTCATCTTGATACGTAGGTTTTAGAAAATCAAGACAAGAACCATACCTGCACGCATATCATTCAGCATGCACTAGTTGTCTCAGAATCACATCCCGCAAACGACCTTCATGTTCATCGCTCCATTGCCCTAATGCGGCGATGACAGGGATTAGTGTCTTACCAAATTCGGTCAGGCTGTATTCTACTCAGGCAATAGAACGCTGAAATTACAGGATCATGGAGAACGGCTGATAGAAGTATCTTCCGTTTGACTAATCTTATAAATTTTTGTATTATTGGTGTATACAAAATTTATAAACCATGATAAATCTATTCTATGTTTCCGTATTTGCTTTAATGTGCAGCACAGTGGTAGGTCAGGGCATGAAGACTGAAATTGTAGGCAATAAGCAAATGACAAATTCGAGTCGGGAGATTCCAAATTTCAGTCATTTAAGAATTATCGGACTGGATGTGGATTTACAAAAAGGACAAACCAATTCTATTTCTTTGACAGCAGAATCAAATATCATTGAGCACATCGCAAGTAAGGTCGATGGCGACACGCTTGTTATTCATTACGAGAGAAATCAGCCATTAAGAAATGTCACAAGCCCTAAAATAATGCTGACTTACAGTAACGGTATAAACAGCATATTGGGTAGCGTTTCTAACATCAAATTACTTTCTCCACTTGAAAATGATGATCTGGTTGTAAAACTTCAAACCAAATCATCCATTACCGGAATGGTTAAATTGAATTCCTTAAACCTAAGGATGGAAACGTCATGTAATGCTGCATTAAGCGGATCAGCGAATGACATGCATGCCGAATTATTCACAAAAAGCAACTTGAATGCAAGGGATTTGGCAATAAAGAACCTAGACATTGTTGAAGAAACGCACTGCAAGTCCGAATTGAATGTTTCAGAACAACTTACAGCCAAATTATTTGTTGAAAGCACACTCAATAATGTGGGTAATGCAAAGCCAGATATCACTTATCCGTCTATGGACCAGATGACTTCTATGAAATCATTCAGCCGGAATGTTGATATGTTTAAGTTTAATTGACAGCTGAGTCCCTCAAACCAGCCTTTCCCTGATCGCCAGGCTTACTGCTTCTGTGGCGCTGTTTACGTAAAGTTTGTCGTAGATATTGCGGATGTGGTTATTTACTGTGTTGTAGGCAATGCCACATTCTGCGGCGATTAGTTTATAGCTGTAACCTTTGACCAGAAAACCCAATATGTGCTTCTCACGCTCGGTCAGGTGGTAGTCTTTTTTAGCTATGGTTTCAGCAGAAAAGTAGCGCAGGACTTTGGTGGCAATGCTGCCGGTCATAGGCGCGCCGCCTTCAAGCGCCTCCCGCAAACTCTCGATAAACCGCTCCGGACTTGTCTTTTTTAATAAATATCCATTGGCACCGGCTTGCAGACTGCCAAAAATCCGCTCATCTTCTTCAAAGTTCGTTTGGATGAGCACGGGCAATGCGCCAAAATGCCTTCTGATCAGGATAGTTGCATCTATGCCGTTAATTCCGGGCATGTCTATATCCATGAGCACAAGGTCCGGTTTCGATTCGGTAATGTTGACCAGAAGGTTGTTGGCATTTGGGAAAGTTCCGGTGCACACGAAACCGTCGGAGAGATTGAGGAGCATGGACACGCTGTTCAATCTTTCCTGATTATCGTCGAAAATAATGATCCTTGACGCCATACGGTGAGTCAATAGCAATTAATATGATGTTGAAATAAAATATCCTGCAAAATTAGCACTCGAATTTCTTCTACAATATAGCAAATACTAGTCATCCTCATTGCATCAGAATACCAGCGTAATGGTCGTCCCCTCGTCGATGACGGAGTGTATCGTAAGCAGGCCGTTCATCTGTGCCGCACGGTGGTGCATATTGGCCAATCCATTGCCCTTCCTGATGAAATCCGGATCAAAGCCCCGGCCGTTGTCATGGATAGTAAGCTTTGTATGGCCGCTTTCCCGCATTGTAAATACATCTATGGTGCTGGCATTGGAATATTTGGCAGCATTGTTCATTGCTTCTTTGAAAATCAGATACAGGTTTTTCCTCGTCTGCATATCCAGTTTCAGGTTTTGGATTTGGATATCTGTTTCAAAACGAAAAGTAAATCCTTTGGACTCGGCCAATGTGCTGCC of Dyadobacter chenhuakuii contains these proteins:
- a CDS encoding glycoside hydrolase family 32 protein, with protein sequence MKKIIIALLLICAITGSNAIAQAFKEKYRPQFHFTPKANWMNDPNGMVYHNGIYHLFYQYYPDGKVWGPMHWGHATSKDMIAWKEQPIALYPDSLGYIFSGSAVVDKNNTAGFGKEALVAIFTHHDPVEEKKQTGKHETQSIAYSLDDGKTWTKYKGNPVIQNPGVTDFRDPKVRWFEPQKKWVMTLATKDRITFYSSPDLKSWTRESEFGANEGGHGGVWECPDLFPIKHEGKDIWVLIVNINPGGPNKGSAGQYFLGDFDGKTFTSNSKETKWLDFGTDNYAAVTFANTGNRNILMGWMSNWQYANQVPTDPWRSANTIARELGLKTVGKETYLTSVPVKELDVLNTTTFSMKNVKVKDQLDLTEKAKNKTGLFRLDFTTKNTADFSIVLANEAGNELIVGYNKARNQYYIDRSKSGAIDFEKGFGEKHIAPRFATGSDIPLTLIADVASVELFADNGLTVMTDIFFPETPMSKLHIKSVSGITVDNLKYTVLKPSVE
- a CDS encoding DoxX family protein → MKQQDLKTAGRILLGASLVYAGISHLTFARKEFRAQVPDFIPLKKDDTVVYSGIAEIALGAALIATPQEHRPKIGKFAAAFFTAVFPGNITQYTHQRDAFGLDTDKKRLVRLFFQPVLVWWALASTR
- a CDS encoding GIN domain-containing protein; amino-acid sequence: MINLFYVSVFALMCSTVVGQGMKTEIVGNKQMTNSSREIPNFSHLRIIGLDVDLQKGQTNSISLTAESNIIEHIASKVDGDTLVIHYERNQPLRNVTSPKIMLTYSNGINSILGSVSNIKLLSPLENDDLVVKLQTKSSITGMVKLNSLNLRMETSCNAALSGSANDMHAELFTKSNLNARDLAIKNLDIVEETHCKSELNVSEQLTAKLFVESTLNNVGNAKPDITYPSMDQMTSMKSFSRNVDMFKFN
- a CDS encoding response regulator, giving the protein MASRIIIFDDNQERLNSVSMLLNLSDGFVCTGTFPNANNLLVNITESKPDLVLMDIDMPGINGIDATILIRRHFGALPVLIQTNFEEDERIFGSLQAGANGYLLKKTSPERFIESLREALEGGAPMTGSIATKVLRYFSAETIAKKDYHLTEREKHILGFLVKGYSYKLIAAECGIAYNTVNNHIRNIYDKLYVNSATEAVSLAIRERLV